Proteins co-encoded in one Oreochromis aureus strain Israel breed Guangdong linkage group 3, ZZ_aureus, whole genome shotgun sequence genomic window:
- the LOC120435261 gene encoding alpha-1-inhibitor 3-like produces the protein MTEGDVETRAHLEQHLDTVAVREGGFLCWSQTAAETSASLSVEISSYVLLAKLSASPTAEDLGYASGIIRWLTGQQNYYGGFSSTQVLHHPNSMKLIFEFIYSLGPNQKK, from the exons ATGACTGAAG GAGACGTGGAGACCCGCGCTCACCTTGAGCAGCACTTAGACACAGTTGCAGTGAGGGAAG GAGGTTTCCTCTGCTGGtctcagacagcagcagaaacatcagCCTCCCTGTCAGTGGAGATCAGTTCTTATGTGCTGTTGGCCAAACTCAGCGCCTCCCCGACTGCTGAGGATCTGGGATATGCCTCTGGTATTATCAGGTGGCTGACTGGGCAGCAGAACTATTACGGAGGCTTCTCCTCCACTCAGGTACTACACCACCCGAACAGCATGAAGCTAATCTTTGAGTTCATCTACAGTCTTGGACCAAATCAGAAGAAATAA